One window of Salvelinus fontinalis isolate EN_2023a chromosome 19, ASM2944872v1, whole genome shotgun sequence genomic DNA carries:
- the LOC129816179 gene encoding uncharacterized protein LOC129816179 — MYTSLFGLSLNTLWTFNHDNISGRKVNAVQRGYRVPQPSVQRGYRVPQPSVQQGYRVPQPSVQQGYRVPQPSVQRGYRVPQPSVQQGYRVPQPSVQQGYRVPQPSVQRGYRVPQPSVQQGYRVPQPSVQRGYRVPQPSVQQGYRVPQPSVQRGYRVPQPSVQRGYRVPQPSVQRGYRVPQPSVQRGYRVPQPSVQRGYRVPQPSVQRGYRVPQPSVQQGYRVPQPSVQRGYRVPQPSVQRGYRVPQPSVQRGYRVPQPSVQRGYRVPQPSVQQGYRVPQPSVQQGYRVPQPSVQRGYRVPQPSVQQGYRVPQPSVQQGYRVQQPSVQQGYRVPQPSVQQGYRVPQPSVQRARRQCVT, encoded by the coding sequence ATGTACACCTCTCTCTTTGGTCTCTCCCTGAATACACTGTGGACCTTCAACCATGATAACATCTCTGGGAGGAAAGTCAATGCAGTCCAGCGTGGCTACAGAGTGCCACAGCCCAGTGTCCAGCGGGGCTACAGAGTGCCACAGCCCAGTGTCCAGCAGGGCTACAGAGTGCCACAGCCCAGTGTCCAGCAGGGCTACAGAGTGCCACAGCCCAGTGTCCAGCGGGGCTACAGAGTGCCACAGCCCAGTGTCCAGCAGGGCTACAGAGTGCCACAGCCCAGTGTCCAGCAGGGCTACAGAGTGCCACAGCCCAGTGTCCAGCGGGGCTACAGAGTGCCACAGCCCAGTGTCCAGCAGGGCTACAGAGTGCCACAGCCCAGTGTCCAGCGGGGCTACAGAGTGCCACAGCCCAGTGTCCAGCAGGGCTACAGAGTGCCACAGCCCAGTGTCCAGCGGGGCTACAGAGTGCCACAGCCCAGTGTCCAGCGGGGCTACAGAGTGCCACAGCCCAGTGTCCAGCGGGGCTACAGAGTGCCACAGCCCAGTGTCCAGCGGGGCTACAGAGTGCCACAGCCCAGTGTCCAGCGGGGCTACAGAGTGCCACAGCCCAGTGTCCAGCGGGGCTACAGAGTGCCACAGCCCAGTGTCCAGCAGGGCTACAGAGTGCCACAGCCCAGTGTCCAGCGGGGCTACAGAGTGCCACAGCCCAGTGTCCAGCGGGGCTACAGAGTGCCACAGCCCAGTGTCCAGCGGGGCTACAGAGTGCCACAGCCCAGTGTCCAGCGGGGCTACAGAGTGCCACAGCCCAGTGTCCAGCAGGGCTACAGAGTGCCACAGCCCAGTGTCCAGCAGGGCTACAGAGTGCCACAGCCCAGTGTCCAGCGGGGCTACAGAGTGCCACAGCCCAGTGTCCAGCAGGGCTACAGAGTGCCACAGCCCAGTGTCCAGCAGGGCTACAGAGTGCAACAGCCCAGTGTCCAGCAGGGCTACAGAGTGCCACAGCCCAGTGTCCAGCAGGGCTACAGAGTGCCACAGCCCAGTGTCCAGCGGGCCAGGAGGCAGTGCGTTACATAG